One Roseburia rectibacter DNA window includes the following coding sequences:
- the ilvN gene encoding acetolactate synthase small subunit encodes MKNRWIALYVENQVGVLAKVSGLFSGKSYNLQSLTVGTTEDETVSRMTICVTSDDITFEQIKKQLNRMVEVIKVIDLTDVPIHMKEILFAKVLDVDEAGKLEVFQIAQVFNVQVADIGNDSVLLECKLTERRNNELIDLLKSKFHRIEVVRGGAVAIESISTSCR; translated from the coding sequence ATGAAAAATAGATGGATTGCATTATATGTGGAAAACCAGGTAGGTGTTTTAGCAAAAGTATCCGGTCTTTTTTCCGGAAAATCTTACAATCTCCAGAGTCTTACGGTTGGTACAACAGAGGATGAGACAGTTTCAAGAATGACGATCTGTGTGACCAGTGATGATATCACATTTGAGCAGATCAAAAAGCAGTTGAACCGTATGGTCGAGGTCATTAAAGTCATCGATCTTACAGATGTGCCGATTCACATGAAGGAGATTTTATTTGCAAAAGTGTTAGATGTCGATGAGGCTGGAAAACTTGAAGTATTCCAGATCGCACAGGTATTTAATGTGCAGGTGGCAGATATCGGAAACGACAGTGTACTCTTAGAGTGCAAACTGACAGAACGACGCAACAATGAACTGATCGATCTGTTAAAATCCAAATTCCACCGGATCGAGGTTGTGCGCGGCGGTGCAGTGGCGATCGAGTCGATCAGCACATCGTGCAGGTGA
- a CDS encoding AEC family transporter: MENFIYSINVTFPIFLVMVIGYFLKQIGMLNDNFVTVANRFNFKVTLPFMLFRDIAGVDIREVFDLKYVLFCALVSTACFWLIWGGVKLFLKDKSMRGAFVQASFRSSAAVMGLAFIQNIYGTSAMGPLMIVSAVPLYNIFSVIVLTFEGENASGVNGKEKIKEACVGIAKNPIILGILAGLVVGLSGIEFPTIINKTVNSVAQMATPLALITIGAGFEGRKALAKIKPTIAASMIKLVIQPLIFLPVAAWMGFSGEKMIAILIMLASPTTPSCYIMAKSMNNDGVLTASVIVTTTLLAAFTLTGWIFILKSVGLIG; encoded by the coding sequence ATGGAAAATTTTATTTACAGTATCAATGTGACGTTCCCGATTTTTTTAGTTATGGTCATTGGTTATTTTTTAAAACAGATCGGAATGTTAAATGACAATTTTGTTACGGTGGCAAATCGTTTTAATTTTAAGGTGACGCTGCCGTTTATGCTGTTTCGCGATATCGCAGGTGTGGATATCAGAGAAGTATTTGATTTAAAATATGTGTTATTCTGTGCACTGGTAAGTACAGCATGTTTCTGGCTGATCTGGGGCGGTGTGAAACTTTTTCTGAAAGATAAGTCCATGCGGGGCGCATTTGTGCAGGCATCGTTCCGTAGCAGTGCAGCGGTCATGGGGCTTGCTTTTATCCAGAATATTTACGGAACTTCGGCGATGGGACCGCTGATGATCGTCAGTGCGGTACCACTTTACAACATTTTTTCTGTGATCGTGCTGACTTTCGAGGGCGAAAATGCGAGCGGAGTAAATGGAAAAGAAAAGATCAAAGAGGCATGTGTCGGAATTGCTAAAAATCCGATCATTCTTGGTATTTTAGCGGGACTGGTCGTGGGACTTTCCGGAATCGAATTTCCAACGATTATAAATAAGACGGTAAACAGTGTGGCGCAGATGGCAACACCGCTTGCACTGATCACGATCGGAGCCGGATTTGAGGGGAGAAAAGCACTCGCAAAAATAAAACCGACGATCGCGGCATCTATGATCAAACTGGTGATCCAGCCGCTTATTTTTCTTCCGGTTGCAGCCTGGATGGGATTTAGCGGGGAAAAAATGATCGCGATACTGATCATGCTTGCATCCCCGACAACACCGAGCTGTTATATCATGGCGAAAAGCATGAATAATGATGGTGTACTGACGGCGAGTGTGATCGTGACGACAACGCTGCTTGCAGCATTTACGCTGACCGGATGGATTTTTATATTAAAATCAGTCGGTCTGATTGGATAA
- a CDS encoding pyridoxamine 5'-phosphate oxidase family protein, translating to MQKVVEFLQANPVQYLATVGRDGKAKCRPFMFCFEQDGKLWFCTNNTKDVYKDMLENPEIEVSVSSPEYAWIRLHGKAVFENNMSVKEGCMNNPIVKGQYQTADNPIFEVFYLENPHGVIADFSGNPPYEF from the coding sequence ATGCAGAAAGTAGTAGAATTTTTACAGGCAAACCCAGTTCAGTATTTAGCAACAGTAGGACGTGACGGAAAGGCAAAATGCCGTCCATTTATGTTCTGTTTTGAGCAGGATGGAAAACTCTGGTTCTGCACAAACAACACAAAGGATGTTTACAAGGATATGTTAGAGAATCCGGAAATCGAGGTATCCGTTTCTTCACCGGAGTATGCATGGATCCGTCTCCATGGCAAGGCAGTATTTGAAAACAACATGAGTGTTAAGGAAGGATGTATGAACAATCCGATCGTGAAAGGACAGTATCAGACAGCAGATAACCCAATCTTTGAGGTATTTTATCTTGAAAATCCACATGGTGTTATCGCAGATTTTTCCGGTAACCCGCCATACGAATTTTAA
- a CDS encoding bifunctional diguanylate cyclase/phosphodiesterase yields the protein MYKKNAGIRNVAVLCAILLIFGIALFGCFGQIRNSLQQQLMSSIEGMAEQNEILIEKEVSTRFRLLSSLAREFSDGDESIFVDRLQGFVETYQFKRMGYIASDGIAQTTDGYHLDMSDRETFRQSMQGKQRLTDTFEDQIDGSDEIVNAFSVPVYEKDQKTVKGVLFATGRYEMFEGCLQNEIFEGQAFNYIVKMDGMIIAASGNSKEWGIGKNIFTADISADENDDAAKSRMISDMKSGKSGYGMDPKRKEVSLYYYMPLKIEETGDEWYVVTAASESVLTNRMQVVMDAINSLIIIILVIISVSVGVYIYSWRKSKKELISLAYQDPVTLGDNFAAFKEKAKSKKDGAGWLAAMDLADFKLINSTCGVKKGDEVLRAVSEIFENEKGDNELVAHVNADRFVLFWMEENQDAIKERLERVIKKIEEIPERLEIPNLFPVFGIYHTMVLDEIDPLYGNAVLAKHQIKGRRDRHYMFYDELNHESIQENRELEDHFEMALEKEEFAIWYQPKYSAHTRKLVGAEALVRWRRQDGSLIPLLKFIPLFERNGNIIRLDEYVFRAVCRQQKAWQEQGQKMFPVSVNISRVSLYYSNVVEKYESIIRSYDLDSKYIQLEITESATIDNNEIFNLLEQFHTAGFKILLDDFGSGYSSLSTLNRMHFDTIKLDKSLVDYIGDDNGEKLLNSITKLAQSFGMEITAEGVETAEQLMFLCNLDCDDIQGYYFSRPLPVREYEECLKEACM from the coding sequence ATGTATAAAAAAAATGCGGGAATTCGTAATGTGGCGGTTTTATGTGCGATATTACTGATTTTTGGAATAGCACTATTTGGATGTTTTGGGCAGATCAGAAATAGTTTACAGCAACAGTTGATGAGCAGCATAGAGGGGATGGCTGAGCAGAATGAGATACTGATTGAGAAAGAAGTAAGTACACGTTTTCGTCTGCTTTCAAGTCTTGCCAGAGAGTTTTCAGATGGGGACGAGAGCATTTTTGTTGATAGATTACAGGGATTTGTGGAGACATACCAGTTCAAACGTATGGGATATATCGCGTCAGATGGGATAGCACAGACGACAGACGGGTATCATCTGGATATGTCCGACAGAGAGACATTCAGACAGTCGATGCAGGGAAAACAACGTCTGACGGATACATTTGAAGACCAGATTGATGGTTCAGATGAAATTGTAAATGCATTCAGTGTACCGGTATATGAAAAAGATCAAAAAACGGTAAAAGGCGTTTTATTTGCAACTGGCAGATATGAAATGTTTGAGGGATGCCTGCAAAATGAGATATTTGAAGGTCAGGCTTTTAATTATATTGTAAAAATGGATGGTATGATCATTGCTGCTTCCGGAAACAGTAAGGAATGGGGAATTGGTAAAAATATTTTTACTGCCGATATTTCAGCAGATGAAAATGATGATGCTGCAAAGAGCCGTATGATCAGTGATATGAAGTCAGGAAAAAGCGGTTATGGAATGGATCCAAAACGTAAGGAAGTTTCTCTTTATTATTATATGCCGCTTAAGATAGAGGAAACCGGTGATGAATGGTATGTTGTCACAGCGGCATCGGAAAGTGTTCTGACAAACCGTATGCAGGTGGTTATGGATGCAATCAACAGCCTGATCATTATCATTCTGGTTATAATATCAGTCAGTGTCGGAGTATATATTTATTCATGGCGTAAGAGTAAAAAAGAACTTATTTCGCTTGCATATCAGGATCCTGTCACATTAGGAGATAATTTTGCAGCATTTAAGGAAAAGGCAAAGAGCAAAAAAGATGGTGCTGGATGGCTGGCAGCCATGGATCTTGCGGATTTTAAACTGATCAACAGTACCTGTGGCGTGAAAAAAGGTGACGAGGTGCTGCGGGCTGTAAGTGAGATATTTGAAAATGAGAAGGGGGATAATGAACTGGTGGCACATGTGAATGCTGACCGGTTTGTATTGTTCTGGATGGAAGAAAATCAGGACGCAATCAAAGAGAGACTGGAACGTGTAATCAAAAAGATAGAAGAGATACCGGAGCGTTTAGAGATACCAAATCTTTTTCCGGTGTTTGGAATTTATCATACAATGGTTTTGGATGAGATCGATCCTTTATATGGAAATGCTGTTCTGGCAAAGCACCAGATCAAAGGAAGACGTGACAGACACTACATGTTTTATGATGAACTGAATCATGAGAGTATCCAGGAAAATCGTGAACTGGAAGATCATTTTGAGATGGCACTTGAAAAAGAAGAGTTTGCGATCTGGTATCAGCCCAAATACAGCGCACATACCAGAAAACTTGTAGGTGCAGAGGCACTGGTACGCTGGAGGAGACAGGATGGAAGCCTTATTCCTCTGCTTAAATTTATTCCTCTGTTTGAGCGAAATGGCAACATCATAAGACTTGATGAGTATGTGTTCCGGGCTGTGTGCAGGCAGCAGAAAGCCTGGCAGGAACAGGGACAGAAGATGTTTCCTGTTTCAGTAAATATTTCGCGTGTCAGTCTCTATTATTCGAATGTTGTTGAAAAATATGAAAGCATTATCCGTTCGTATGATCTTGATTCAAAATATATCCAACTGGAGATCACAGAGAGTGCAACAATCGATAATAACGAAATATTTAATCTGTTAGAACAGTTTCACACGGCAGGATTTAAGATACTTCTGGATGATTTCGGAAGTGGTTATTCGTCTCTTTCCACATTAAACCGGATGCATTTTGATACGATCAAGCTGGATAAGAGTCTGGTTGATTATATCGGAGATGACAATGGGGAGAAATTGTTGAATTCTATCACAAAACTGGCGCAGAGTTTTGGAATGGAGATCACGGCTGAGGGTGTAGAGACTGCGGAACAGCTGATGTTTTTGTGCAATCTGGACTGTGATGATATACAGGGATATTATTTTTCACGGCCATTGCCGGTAAGAGAATATGAAGAATGTTTAAAAGAAGCATGCATGTAA
- the ilvB gene encoding biosynthetic-type acetolactate synthase large subunit has translation MDITGRKLFVKALQEEGVDTIFGYPGGTVTDLFDELYKQDSIDVVLPRHEQGLIHAAEGYAKSTGKVGVCLVTSGPGATNIITGLADAHYDSIPLVCFTGQVPLSLIGNDAFQEVDIVGMTRSVTKYGVTVRRREDLGRIIKMAFYIASTGKPGPVLIDIPKDIQTAAGPAEYPSNIQIRGYKPNDSVHIGQLKKAYKLLRTAKKPLILAGGGINIAHANDKLLALAEKMQIPVVTTIMGKGSIPTSHPLYVGNSGMHGKYAANMAVSKCDVLFSIGTRFNDRITGDLNEFAPKAKIVHIDVDTASISRNVVVDVPVVSDANLALEKLLEWAESKDTEQWQKEIAEWDKKNPLEMRRDCGMTPQMVFEHVNRTFGEAVYVTDVGQHQMWATQYLELDSWHQLITSGGLGTMGFGFPAAIGAKIGNRDKEVVCFTGDGGFQMNIQEMATAVVQEAPVIICLFNNYYLGMVRQMQQLFYGKRYEATCLRRRRTCPANCKGPNASCPPYTPDFIALAKSYGAHGIRVEKEEDIQAALDEARTYTDAPTIIEFMISTDEIVLPMVKSGNPMSEMILK, from the coding sequence ATGGATATAACAGGCAGAAAATTATTTGTAAAAGCGCTGCAGGAAGAGGGCGTGGATACCATTTTCGGTTATCCGGGCGGTACTGTAACAGATCTTTTCGATGAATTATATAAACAGGATAGTATTGACGTCGTCCTGCCGAGACATGAACAGGGACTGATACATGCAGCAGAAGGGTATGCGAAATCTACCGGAAAAGTCGGTGTATGTCTGGTAACAAGCGGACCTGGGGCAACGAATATCATCACAGGACTTGCAGATGCACATTATGACAGTATTCCGTTAGTTTGTTTTACGGGGCAGGTTCCACTTTCTTTAATAGGAAATGATGCGTTTCAGGAAGTAGATATTGTCGGAATGACAAGAAGTGTCACAAAATATGGCGTAACAGTGCGCAGACGGGAAGATTTAGGACGGATCATCAAGATGGCATTTTATATCGCATCCACCGGCAAGCCTGGGCCGGTACTGATTGATATTCCAAAGGATATCCAGACGGCAGCAGGACCGGCAGAATATCCGTCAAATATCCAGATCCGTGGTTATAAGCCGAATGATTCGGTACATATCGGACAGTTGAAAAAAGCATACAAACTGCTCCGTACTGCAAAGAAACCGCTGATCCTTGCCGGAGGTGGTATCAATATTGCGCATGCAAATGATAAGCTGCTTGCGTTAGCAGAGAAGATGCAGATTCCGGTTGTTACGACGATCATGGGAAAAGGTTCGATCCCGACGAGCCATCCACTTTATGTTGGTAACAGTGGCATGCATGGAAAATATGCGGCAAATATGGCAGTCAGCAAATGTGATGTGCTCTTTTCCATCGGAACCAGATTTAATGACCGTATAACCGGAGATTTAAATGAATTTGCACCGAAAGCTAAGATCGTGCATATCGATGTGGATACGGCATCTATTTCCAGAAATGTCGTTGTGGATGTTCCGGTCGTATCGGATGCTAATTTAGCGTTGGAAAAGCTGCTTGAATGGGCAGAATCAAAGGATACAGAACAGTGGCAGAAAGAAATCGCAGAGTGGGATAAGAAAAATCCGCTTGAGATGCGCAGAGACTGTGGCATGACACCGCAGATGGTATTTGAGCATGTAAACCGTACTTTTGGGGAGGCTGTTTATGTAACAGATGTCGGACAGCATCAGATGTGGGCAACACAGTACTTAGAGTTAGATTCCTGGCATCAGCTGATCACATCCGGTGGACTTGGCACAATGGGATTTGGATTCCCGGCAGCAATCGGGGCAAAGATCGGTAATCGTGATAAGGAAGTCGTCTGCTTTACCGGTGACGGCGGTTTTCAGATGAATATTCAGGAGATGGCAACGGCGGTGGTACAGGAAGCACCGGTGATCATCTGTCTGTTCAATAACTATTATCTTGGCATGGTACGTCAGATGCAGCAGTTGTTTTATGGAAAACGTTACGAGGCAACCTGTCTGCGGAGAAGAAGAACCTGTCCGGCAAACTGTAAGGGACCGAATGCATCCTGCCCTCCATATACACCGGATTTTATTGCATTAGCGAAGAGTTATGGTGCACATGGTATCCGGGTGGAAAAAGAGGAGGATATCCAGGCAGCACTTGATGAGGCACGTACTTATACAGATGCCCCGACGATCATTGAATTTATGATTTCCACAGATGAGATCGTACTTCCTATGGTAAAGAGCGGAAATCCAATGAGCGAGATGATTTTGAAATAG
- the hslO gene encoding Hsp33 family molecular chaperone HslO, translating into MSDYIVRATAADSQIRAFAINSKELVEEARRDHETRPVITAALGRLLSGAAMMGTMMKGEKDLLTIQIQCGGPAKGLTVTADSHGHVKGFPMESQVELPLNAQGKLDVGGALGLGVMSVIKDMGLKEPYVGQIALQTGEIAEDLTYYFATSEQIPSAVGLGVLVDTDLSVRQAGGFIIQLMPFTSDEIIEKLENKIKEIASVTEMLEQGMTPEQILEEILGDFGLEITDKIPAAFECDCSKERVSRAISTLSKKDLDSIINDGEAIEVKCQFCNKAYHFDVDELKEMRSAK; encoded by the coding sequence ATGAGTGATTATATTGTAAGAGCAACAGCGGCAGACAGCCAGATCCGTGCATTTGCCATTAATTCAAAAGAGCTGGTGGAAGAGGCAAGACGTGACCATGAAACAAGACCGGTCATTACAGCAGCGTTAGGACGTCTTTTGAGTGGTGCAGCAATGATGGGAACAATGATGAAGGGGGAGAAGGATCTTTTAACGATCCAGATCCAGTGCGGCGGTCCTGCAAAAGGACTTACCGTGACTGCTGACTCCCATGGTCATGTCAAGGGATTTCCGATGGAGTCCCAGGTAGAACTGCCGTTAAATGCACAGGGCAAATTAGACGTGGGCGGTGCACTCGGACTTGGTGTGATGAGTGTAATTAAGGATATGGGTTTAAAAGAACCGTATGTGGGACAGATCGCGCTGCAGACGGGAGAGATCGCAGAGGATCTGACTTATTATTTTGCGACATCCGAGCAGATTCCGTCCGCAGTAGGACTTGGAGTTTTAGTAGATACAGATCTGTCAGTGCGTCAGGCAGGCGGTTTTATTATCCAGCTTATGCCATTTACCAGTGATGAGATCATCGAGAAACTGGAAAATAAGATCAAAGAGATCGCATCCGTGACGGAAATGTTAGAACAGGGCATGACACCGGAGCAGATCTTAGAGGAGATCTTAGGAGATTTTGGTCTTGAAATCACGGATAAAATTCCGGCGGCATTTGAGTGTGACTGTTCTAAAGAGCGTGTTTCACGCGCAATCTCCACGTTGAGCAAAAAAGATTTAGATTCGATCATCAATGACGGAGAGGCAATCGAAGTAAAATGCCAGTTCTGTAATAAGGCATATCATTTTGATGTGGACGAGTTAAAAGAAATGCGTTCCGCAAAATAG
- a CDS encoding dihydrofolate reductase, which translates to MNIIVAADENWAIGNKNELLVRIPADQKFFRETTMGKVVVMGRKTLETFPNGLPLMGRTNIVLTHDKKFRVPGALIVHDMEELHEELKKYDSEDIYVIGGESVYRQLIDECDVAHVTKIDFAYDADAHFPDLDADPAWQVTADSEEQTYFDLEYYFYRYERVRK; encoded by the coding sequence ATGAATATAATTGTTGCAGCAGATGAAAACTGGGCGATCGGTAATAAAAATGAATTGTTAGTCCGGATTCCGGCAGATCAAAAGTTTTTCCGTGAAACAACGATGGGAAAAGTAGTTGTGATGGGGCGGAAAACGTTAGAAACATTTCCGAATGGACTTCCACTGATGGGGCGGACGAATATTGTGCTGACACATGATAAAAAGTTCCGGGTTCCGGGAGCTTTGATCGTACATGATATGGAAGAACTTCATGAAGAACTGAAAAAGTACGATAGTGAAGATATTTATGTGATCGGCGGCGAATCCGTATATAGGCAGCTCATTGATGAGTGTGATGTGGCACATGTCACAAAGATTGATTTTGCATATGATGCAGATGCACATTTTCCGGATCTGGATGCAGATCCGGCATGGCAGGTAACAGCGGACAGTGAAGAACAGACATATTTTGATCTGGAGTATTATTTTTACCGGTATGAGAGAGTCAGAAAATAA
- a CDS encoding class I SAM-dependent DNA methyltransferase, with amino-acid sequence MEAYTSFAQVYDLFMDNVPYEEWSQYIIGLLKEYGICEGTVLDLGCGTGKITRLLKKAGYDMIGVDNSPEMLEIAAETGYQEMPEDEILYLLQDMRELELYGSVRAVVSICDSMNYLLEETDLLSLFYRVNEYLDPDGIFIFDLNTVYKYKELLGETTIAENREEGSFIWDNYFDEEEQINEYDLTLFIREEEGLYRKFEETHYQRAYALENVKHLLEQAGLELVAAYDAFTREPVKEESERIYVIARSNAGKTEITE; translated from the coding sequence TTGGAAGCATATACGAGTTTTGCACAGGTGTATGATCTGTTCATGGATAATGTTCCATACGAAGAGTGGAGCCAGTACATTATAGGACTTCTGAAAGAATATGGGATCTGTGAAGGAACAGTGCTTGATTTAGGATGTGGTACAGGAAAGATCACAAGATTGTTGAAAAAAGCGGGCTACGATATGATCGGTGTGGATAATTCACCGGAAATGTTAGAGATCGCAGCGGAAACCGGATATCAGGAGATGCCGGAGGATGAGATTTTATATCTGCTGCAGGATATGAGAGAACTTGAACTGTATGGAAGTGTGCGTGCAGTCGTAAGTATCTGTGATTCCATGAATTATCTGCTGGAAGAGACGGATCTGCTTTCATTGTTTTATCGTGTAAATGAATATTTAGACCCGGATGGTATTTTTATCTTCGATCTGAACACAGTATATAAATATAAAGAGCTTTTAGGTGAGACGACGATTGCAGAGAACCGTGAGGAAGGCAGTTTTATCTGGGACAATTACTTTGATGAAGAAGAACAGATCAACGAATACGATCTGACACTTTTTATCCGCGAAGAAGAGGGGCTTTATCGTAAGTTTGAAGAGACGCATTATCAGCGTGCATATGCGTTAGAAAACGTAAAACATCTCTTGGAACAGGCGGGACTTGAACTCGTCGCAGCATATGACGCATTTACGAGAGAACCGGTAAAAGAGGAAAGTGAGCGCATCTATGTGATTGCGAGGAGTAATGCCGGAAAGACAGAAATAACTGAATAA
- a CDS encoding DUF6709 family protein, giving the protein MPENYDHYISKNIKAFYKRRLAAPIIYLIVLILAWHFFSLSSVFSPDILPADTSLETAFRNGEQYVSTTLSDLKFTGYTQSLFGHTNGYYYYTMRAGECVIVLLAPDTSEEGLPSIEDVTIQGKISKGNENFDTLLSNLSTDLNWTENGIRNKVSSYYISEPGFNHVGNRILFAAIFITGIYALLCVVLSIVYMFFPVLSPACQDLALFGNPKKMLEQAEEELATLPQLATEDMFITEHFFIETSVYGNAIVPIDQIIWIYKYSTLHKFFWYHFSISYTLHISANKHLYIQCPKNIKSDIDGIIDYLSEANHNILVGFNEKNRLKVQEIQGTPMHFEKFIAFLNKRV; this is encoded by the coding sequence ATGCCTGAAAATTACGATCATTATATCAGCAAAAATATAAAGGCGTTTTATAAACGAAGACTTGCAGCTCCGATTATTTACCTGATCGTGCTCATTCTTGCATGGCACTTTTTTTCACTGTCCTCCGTATTTTCTCCGGATATTCTGCCTGCAGATACTTCTTTAGAGACAGCTTTCCGGAATGGCGAACAGTATGTGAGCACCACGCTTTCTGATTTAAAATTTACCGGATATACACAGTCCCTTTTTGGGCACACCAACGGTTATTATTATTACACGATGCGTGCCGGAGAATGTGTCATCGTATTGTTAGCCCCAGATACAAGTGAGGAAGGTCTGCCTTCGATCGAAGATGTTACCATTCAGGGAAAGATTTCAAAGGGAAATGAAAACTTTGACACCCTGCTTTCAAACCTTTCAACCGATTTAAACTGGACAGAAAATGGTATCCGCAACAAGGTATCTTCCTATTATATCAGTGAACCCGGATTTAATCATGTTGGGAACCGGATCTTGTTTGCAGCTATTTTTATTACCGGGATTTATGCACTGCTCTGTGTCGTACTGTCTATTGTGTATATGTTTTTCCCGGTACTCTCTCCTGCCTGCCAGGATCTTGCGCTTTTTGGCAATCCGAAAAAAATGTTAGAACAGGCAGAAGAAGAACTTGCCACATTGCCGCAGCTTGCAACAGAAGATATGTTTATCACGGAACATTTTTTCATCGAAACTTCCGTTTATGGCAATGCGATCGTACCGATCGATCAGATCATATGGATCTACAAATATTCCACGCTGCACAAGTTCTTCTGGTATCATTTCAGTATCTCATATACACTGCATATCAGTGCAAATAAGCATCTGTATATCCAGTGCCCGAAAAATATCAAATCCGACATCGACGGTATCATTGATTATCTTTCGGAGGCAAACCATAATATTCTTGTGGGATTTAATGAGAAAAACCGCCTGAAAGTACAGGAAATACAGGGAACACCGATGCATTTCGAAAAATTTATCGCTTTCTTAAATAAGCGTGTATAG
- a CDS encoding FMN-binding protein encodes MKEVIYTAIFVGLGIVLIILLLFMFLPKKQKNGAEPTMQYTAGVYTSSVMMGSQSADIQVIVDENRIQSISLLSLDETVATMYPLMEPALENVSEQVIKQQSTEGITYNKDNQYTSIVLLNAIENALAKAEIAEGEAD; translated from the coding sequence ATGAAGGAGGTTATCTATACAGCGATATTTGTCGGACTTGGGATCGTATTGATTATATTGCTGCTTTTCATGTTTTTGCCGAAAAAACAGAAGAATGGGGCAGAGCCAACGATGCAGTATACAGCAGGTGTATATACATCGTCGGTAATGATGGGCAGTCAGTCAGCTGATATACAGGTCATTGTAGATGAAAATCGTATACAATCTATTTCCCTGCTCAGTCTGGATGAAACAGTAGCGACAATGTATCCGCTTATGGAACCGGCATTGGAAAATGTCAGCGAACAGGTGATAAAACAGCAGTCAACGGAAGGAATTACATATAATAAGGATAATCAGTATACATCGATCGTACTGTTAAATGCGATCGAGAATGCACTTGCAAAAGCAGAGATCGCAGAGGGGGAAGCAGATTGA
- a CDS encoding protein-ADP-ribose hydrolase, whose translation MRKILNLLKEDKKIFRQRIPDQREEQEKLLRSLMNVRLPKPVSEEFLKIQDDYLKERNLERGITDIEDLKPVSSDKRLYIWQGDITTLKCDAIVNACNSQMLGCFSPMHACIDNFIHTYAGVELRLKMYEIMTAQGHEEETGKAKITAGYNLPAKYILHTVGPIVQWAVTKKDEELLASCYRSCLELAEKYEVKSIAFCCISTGVFMFPNERAAQIAVETVRKYYAETGSQMKVIFNVFKDEDLDIYSNILGKSMLCNTKDEK comes from the coding sequence TTGAGAAAAATCCTTAATCTTTTAAAAGAAGATAAAAAAATCTTCAGACAGAGAATACCGGATCAAAGGGAAGAACAGGAGAAACTGCTTCGTTCCCTAATGAATGTCAGATTGCCGAAACCGGTCAGTGAAGAATTTTTAAAAATTCAGGATGACTATCTGAAAGAAAGAAATCTGGAACGCGGAATCACAGATATCGAAGATTTAAAGCCGGTTTCATCGGATAAAAGACTTTATATCTGGCAGGGTGATATCACAACGTTAAAATGTGATGCTATTGTAAATGCTTGCAATTCGCAGATGCTAGGCTGTTTTTCACCAATGCATGCCTGTATTGATAATTTTATCCACACTTATGCCGGAGTTGAACTTCGTCTTAAAATGTATGAGATCATGACAGCGCAGGGGCATGAGGAGGAGACCGGAAAGGCAAAGATTACTGCCGGCTATAATCTTCCTGCAAAATATATCCTTCACACAGTAGGTCCGATCGTTCAGTGGGCAGTTACCAAAAAGGACGAGGAGCTTTTGGCTTCATGTTATCGTTCCTGTCTGGAACTTGCAGAAAAATACGAAGTGAAAAGCATTGCTTTCTGTTGTATATCTACGGGAGTATTTATGTTTCCAAATGAACGCGCTGCCCAAATAGCAGTGGAAACAGTGCGTAAATACTATGCGGAAACAGGAAGTCAGATGAAAGTTATTTTCAATGTGTTCAAGGATGAAGATCTTGATATATATAGTAATATATTAGGTAAAAGTATGCTGTGCAATACAAAAGATGAAAAATAA